The Christiangramia flava JLT2011 region TTAGCGCTGTTGCCATAGATGATGAACCTTTAAGCCTGGCCGTGATCGAGCAGTTCTGTGCCAAATTGGACGGACTCGATCTTCGGAAGACCTTTACGGAACAAAAAAAAGCAATTCGCTATATCAACAAATTTGAAGTAGACCTGCTGTTCCTGGACATCAGGATGCCGCAGCAGACCGGGATCGATCTCTACAAGAACCTGGACCGGGAGATCAAGGTCATTTTCATCACGGCTTATGAAGAGTATGCCATTGAAGGTTTTAATCTCAATGCGACCGATTATTTACTGAAGCCTTTTTCATTCGAACGATTTAAGGAAAGCGTAGAACGTGCCTCCCGGGAGATCCAGCTCGAACAACAATCAGTAAACGACAAGCCGTTTCTCGACATCCGGGCTGATTATCAGCTACACCGAATTCCCTACGGAAACATTACCCACATTGAAGCCCTGGACGATTACATCCAGATCCATCAGGATCATGGAAAAAGACTGGTAGCACGGGCCACCATGAAAGGGATTCTGAAAAAACTTCCGGAGAATACCTTTATCCGAATCCATCGTTCTTATATCGTGAATATTGACCGGGTGACCAACATTGGCAGCGACGAGCTGTGTATTGGTGACCTGCATTTCCCGATTAGCTCCGGCTACAAATCGAACATCGAAGACCAGCTGAATTCCTGATCACCGCAAAAACCAACGCATTTACCTCAACTTTTTCAGCAACAGGCATTTGATAGGTATTTTTACTTCAGAAAATATCAGTGTCATGAAAAGAAAAGATTTTTTAAGAAGAGGAATGATCGGTGCCGGAACTATTTTGGCCATTCCATCAGTACTTACCAACTGCTCCAAAGACGACAGTGCGATTACCGATGCGGTTGATGAAACCGGAGAAGTAGATTACGAAAGCGGAACCAGCGGCGACTGCGTGGTATCGCCTCAGGAAACTGCGGGACCATACCCTATCAAAACCCCTGCACAACTGGTTCGAGAAAATATCATTGCCGACCGACCCGGTGTTCCGCTGCTCATCAACATCATCGTACAGGACCAGAGCAACTCCTGTGAACCTGTAGCCGATGTGCTGGTGGACGTTTGGCACTGTGATGCAGACGGAAACTACTCGGAATACGGAAGTTATACCAGCGAACATTTTTTAAGAGGAAGACAAACCACAGAT contains the following coding sequences:
- a CDS encoding LytR/AlgR family response regulator transcription factor is translated as MISAVAIDDEPLSLAVIEQFCAKLDGLDLRKTFTEQKKAIRYINKFEVDLLFLDIRMPQQTGIDLYKNLDREIKVIFITAYEEYAIEGFNLNATDYLLKPFSFERFKESVERASREIQLEQQSVNDKPFLDIRADYQLHRIPYGNITHIEALDDYIQIHQDHGKRLVARATMKGILKKLPENTFIRIHRSYIVNIDRVTNIGSDELCIGDLHFPISSGYKSNIEDQLNS
- a CDS encoding intradiol ring-cleavage dioxygenase gives rise to the protein MKRKDFLRRGMIGAGTILAIPSVLTNCSKDDSAITDAVDETGEVDYESGTSGDCVVSPQETAGPYPIKTPAQLVRENIIADRPGVPLLINIIVQDQSNSCEPVADVLVDVWHCDADGNYSEYGSYTSEHFLRGRQTTDTNGNASFLSIYPGWYRGRAPHIHLEVLDSNENSLKITQIAFPEDVSDEVYSTSEYNGTADTSNNQDGIFQDSLQYNMLDSITGNTTDGFTLTKTIII